Proteins found in one Actinomycetota bacterium genomic segment:
- the sucB gene encoding 2-oxoglutarate dehydrogenase, E2 component, dihydrolipoamide succinyltransferase: MTLGCGCGPVGLGDQQPELGECVATQVKMPQLGETVVEGTITRWLKREGESVGVDEPLVEVSTDKVDSEIPSPAAGTVARIHAGEGETVTVGSVIAEITGAGESLPAKPAAPAGAPKQMPDVERSSAPAPPPPPPAPPAPARAPAAASAPAATPAATAPAAASGPASDGGDPLRGVLSPVVRRLAAERGIDLAAVRGTGTGGRITKQDVLAAAAAPPAPPAPAPQVPAAAAAAPPALLAQAPAEAPTSIVPPAGAPGEPEPAPSYAGAATGSDEIVQVSHMRKAIAEHMVASALETARAWNTIEVDMTRIGKLRAQAGPVFKEREGFSLTWMPFVCKAITQALLKYPEVNATWNGDGTITRKHYVNLGIAVALANGLIVPVIKNADGMNLVGIARSIRDLAERARGKRLVPDDVQGGTFTITNPGPFGSIMSVPVINRGQAGILAMDAVTKRPVVITDAQGNDAIAIRQMVFLSIAWDHRVIDGAEAARYLAELKSLLENEDFSTDLSAYLSGAR; the protein is encoded by the coding sequence GTGACCCTCGGCTGCGGGTGCGGCCCGGTAGGATTGGGCGATCAGCAACCTGAACTGGGGGAGTGCGTGGCGACACAGGTAAAGATGCCGCAGCTCGGCGAGACCGTCGTCGAGGGCACCATCACCCGCTGGCTCAAGCGGGAAGGCGAGTCCGTCGGCGTCGATGAGCCGCTGGTCGAGGTATCGACCGACAAGGTCGACAGCGAGATCCCCTCCCCGGCCGCCGGCACCGTCGCCCGCATCCACGCCGGTGAGGGGGAAACCGTCACCGTGGGTTCGGTGATCGCCGAGATCACCGGTGCCGGGGAGTCCCTCCCGGCCAAGCCCGCCGCACCGGCGGGGGCCCCCAAGCAGATGCCCGACGTCGAGCGCAGCTCCGCCCCCGCACCCCCACCGCCTCCCCCGGCTCCGCCGGCGCCAGCCCGTGCACCGGCCGCGGCCTCAGCCCCGGCAGCCACCCCCGCGGCGACAGCCCCGGCGGCCGCCTCCGGCCCGGCATCCGACGGCGGTGACCCCCTCCGGGGGGTCCTGTCCCCGGTGGTCCGCCGGCTGGCGGCCGAGCGGGGCATCGACCTCGCCGCCGTCCGGGGAACCGGCACCGGCGGGCGCATCACGAAGCAGGACGTGCTGGCCGCCGCCGCCGCACCCCCCGCCCCTCCGGCTCCCGCCCCCCAGGTCCCAGCGGCAGCCGCGGCGGCACCCCCCGCTCTACTGGCCCAAGCCCCCGCCGAGGCCCCGACCTCGATCGTCCCGCCCGCGGGGGCCCCGGGCGAGCCCGAGCCCGCTCCGAGCTACGCCGGCGCCGCCACCGGCAGCGACGAGATCGTGCAGGTCAGCCACATGCGCAAGGCGATCGCCGAGCACATGGTGGCCTCGGCCCTCGAGACCGCCCGGGCGTGGAACACCATCGAGGTGGACATGACCCGCATCGGCAAGCTGCGGGCGCAGGCCGGTCCGGTCTTCAAGGAGCGCGAGGGGTTCTCGCTCACCTGGATGCCCTTCGTCTGCAAGGCCATCACCCAGGCGCTGCTCAAGTACCCCGAGGTCAACGCCACCTGGAACGGCGACGGCACCATCACCCGCAAGCACTACGTCAACCTGGGCATCGCGGTGGCGCTGGCGAACGGGCTCATCGTCCCGGTCATAAAAAACGCCGACGGGATGAACCTGGTGGGCATCGCCCGGTCGATCCGGGACCTGGCGGAGCGGGCCCGGGGCAAGCGCCTGGTGCCCGACGACGTCCAGGGTGGCACATTCACCATCACCAACCCGGGGCCGTTCGGCTCGATCATGTCGGTGCCGGTCATCAACCGGGGCCAAGCGGGCATCCTGGCGATGGACGCCGTCACCAAGCGCCCGGTGGTGATCACCGACGCCCAGGGCAACGACGCCATCGCCATCCGCCAGATGGTGTTCCTGTCCATCGCCTGGGACCACCGGGTCATCGACGGCGCCGAGGCGGCCCGGTACCTCGCCGAGTTGAAGTCCCTGCTGGAAAACGAGGACTTCTCGACCGACCTGAGCGCCTACCTTTCCGGAGCCCGCTGA
- a CDS encoding thiamine pyrophosphate-dependent dehydrogenase E1 component subunit alpha — MSRAEQTRMRHEALGLTNAQALEMHRFMLAARMLDERSWALNRQGKAPFVVSSAGHEACQVGTAYSLMRGSDYFVPYYRDLAVVMVAGLTARDVLLGVYARAEDPCNGGRQMPSHWGCHRLGIISGSSPIATQIPHAAGLAYAIKYRREAGVVMCWFGEGATSEGDWHEALNFAGIHRLPVVFVCENNKYAISVPQSKQMAVATVAERATAYGFEGHHVDGNDVLACYEAAKTAVDKARNGGGPTLIECTTYRYAPHTSDDDDRTYRTREEVKEARRHDPVHRFQAYLKQHNLIDSAELERVTEAIKADLAEAVEYVEQAPYPAVDDALRHVFYER, encoded by the coding sequence ATGAGCCGTGCCGAGCAGACCCGCATGCGCCACGAGGCCCTCGGGCTGACGAACGCGCAGGCCCTGGAGATGCACCGTTTCATGCTGGCGGCCCGGATGCTCGACGAGCGTTCGTGGGCGCTCAACCGCCAGGGCAAGGCGCCCTTCGTTGTGAGCTCGGCCGGGCACGAGGCCTGCCAGGTGGGCACCGCCTACAGCCTCATGCGGGGCTCGGACTACTTCGTGCCGTACTACCGCGACCTCGCGGTCGTGATGGTGGCCGGCCTCACCGCCCGGGACGTCCTGCTGGGCGTCTACGCCCGGGCCGAGGACCCGTGCAACGGCGGGCGCCAGATGCCGTCGCACTGGGGCTGCCACCGGCTGGGGATCATCAGCGGGTCGTCGCCGATCGCCACCCAGATACCCCACGCCGCCGGGTTGGCCTATGCCATCAAGTACCGCCGGGAGGCCGGTGTGGTGATGTGCTGGTTCGGCGAGGGCGCCACGTCAGAGGGCGACTGGCACGAGGCCCTGAACTTCGCCGGCATCCACCGCCTGCCCGTGGTGTTCGTGTGCGAGAACAACAAGTACGCCATCAGCGTCCCGCAGTCCAAGCAGATGGCGGTGGCCACCGTGGCGGAGCGGGCGACCGCCTACGGCTTCGAGGGCCACCACGTGGACGGCAACGATGTGCTGGCGTGCTACGAGGCGGCCAAGACGGCGGTGGACAAGGCCCGCAACGGTGGGGGGCCGACACTGATCGAGTGCACCACCTACCGCTATGCCCCCCACACCTCGGACGATGACGACCGCACCTACCGTACCCGGGAGGAGGTCAAGGAGGCCCGCCGCCATGACCCGGTGCACCGCTTCCAGGCCTACCTGAAGCAGCACAACCTGATCGACAGCGCCGAGCTCGAGCGCGTAACCGAGGCGATCAAAGCCGACCTCGCCGAGGCCGTGGAGTACGTCGAGCAGGCGCCGTACCCGGCTGTCGACGATGCCCTGCGGCACGTCTTCTACGAGCGCTGA
- the mrdA gene encoding penicillin-binding protein 2 — protein sequence MKALNQSLDRVHLRVVVVGLVFLALVVALVLRLWSLQVLAADTYAKKAVANIARSVPVLAARGSILDRNGQVLADNRPSSVVSVDRSQFEVPDAKVKGQEDLTAQGQMTLIRLSDVLQTPTSTLVAEMNSPQALPYTDVPIATDVPQDQVAFIVEHQPQGDNWFPGVFAGIEPLRDYPNGPVGANMLGYIGPINSTETASPKYAGDAGNSSVGRSGLEQEYEQYLHGTDGRTLEEVNAQGDPQGQLSVKPPVNGDNLVTSIDLNVQNLVEQSLTAGIAQAQTEVDPTTGKKYPAVAGGAVVMDPHSGQILAMASYPSFDPNEWVGGISEANYLALSQPPYPLINRITQAAFAPGSTFKIVPAAAALGTGMANGSGFYACPSQVTLDKQLFKNFEPTDGSSISLAQALVQSCDTVFYNFGQQFYDRFVNNQGEVLQQYARDFGYGKRTGVDIPYEAPGLVPDNTWLQTVHKQYPQAYPYNIWLPGYTIQMAIGQGDVLATPLQVASAYAAIANGGTLYQPEVGLRITKGDQVIKQVEPVVKGHLPISGADLALIQQGLQGVVMSSSGTASQAFSGFPLSQIPVSGKTGTAEVGLTPGITAPFAWFVSYAPSTNPQYVVCVMLEQGGFGAQTAAPIARHILEGLNNLPLTGIGQGAGITG from the coding sequence ATGAAGGCGCTCAACCAGAGCCTTGACCGCGTGCATCTCCGGGTGGTCGTCGTCGGGCTGGTGTTCCTCGCACTGGTCGTCGCCCTGGTCCTGCGGCTGTGGTCCCTCCAGGTCCTGGCGGCCGACACCTACGCCAAGAAGGCGGTGGCCAACATCGCCCGGTCGGTGCCGGTCCTCGCCGCACGGGGCAGCATCCTCGACCGCAACGGCCAGGTGCTGGCCGACAACCGGCCGTCGTCGGTGGTCTCCGTGGACCGCAGCCAGTTCGAGGTCCCCGATGCCAAGGTCAAGGGCCAGGAGGACCTGACCGCCCAGGGTCAGATGACGCTGATCCGGCTGTCGGACGTGCTGCAGACGCCCACCTCGACGCTGGTGGCCGAGATGAACAGCCCCCAGGCGCTGCCCTACACCGACGTCCCGATTGCCACCGACGTCCCCCAGGACCAGGTGGCGTTCATCGTGGAGCACCAGCCGCAGGGGGACAACTGGTTTCCCGGAGTGTTCGCCGGTATCGAACCTCTGCGGGATTATCCGAATGGGCCGGTCGGCGCCAACATGCTGGGCTACATCGGCCCGATCAACTCGACGGAGACCGCCAGCCCCAAGTACGCCGGCGATGCCGGCAACTCCAGCGTGGGCCGCAGTGGCCTGGAGCAGGAGTACGAGCAGTACCTGCACGGCACCGACGGGAGGACCCTGGAGGAGGTCAACGCCCAGGGCGACCCCCAGGGCCAGCTCAGCGTCAAGCCGCCGGTCAATGGCGACAACCTGGTGACCAGCATCGACCTCAATGTGCAGAACCTCGTCGAGCAGTCGCTCACCGCCGGCATCGCCCAGGCGCAGACCGAGGTCGACCCCACCACTGGCAAGAAGTACCCGGCGGTGGCCGGTGGGGCCGTGGTGATGGACCCGCACAGCGGCCAGATCCTGGCGATGGCCTCCTATCCCTCCTTCGACCCCAACGAATGGGTCGGCGGGATCTCGGAAGCCAACTACCTGGCCCTCAGCCAGCCCCCCTACCCGTTGATCAACCGGATCACCCAGGCCGCCTTCGCCCCGGGGTCGACGTTCAAGATCGTGCCCGCGGCTGCAGCCCTGGGTACCGGGATGGCCAATGGAAGCGGGTTCTATGCCTGCCCCTCGCAGGTGACCCTGGACAAGCAGCTGTTCAAGAACTTCGAACCGACGGACGGGAGCAGCATCTCGCTCGCCCAGGCGCTGGTCCAGAGCTGCGACACCGTGTTCTACAACTTCGGCCAGCAGTTCTATGACCGTTTCGTCAACAACCAGGGCGAGGTGCTCCAGCAGTACGCCCGGGACTTTGGCTACGGCAAGCGCACCGGTGTGGATATCCCCTACGAGGCGCCCGGACTGGTCCCGGACAACACCTGGCTGCAAACCGTCCACAAGCAGTACCCGCAGGCCTATCCATACAACATCTGGCTGCCTGGCTACACCATCCAGATGGCCATCGGGCAGGGCGACGTGCTGGCGACGCCGCTGCAGGTGGCCAGCGCCTATGCCGCCATCGCCAACGGGGGCACGCTGTACCAGCCCGAGGTCGGCCTGCGGATCACGAAGGGCGACCAGGTCATCAAGCAGGTGGAGCCGGTGGTCAAGGGGCACCTGCCGATCTCGGGGGCCGATCTGGCCCTGATCCAGCAGGGCCTGCAGGGCGTGGTCATGAGCTCGTCGGGCACCGCCAGCCAGGCCTTCAGCGGGTTCCCGCTCAGCCAGATCCCGGTGTCGGGCAAGACCGGCACCGCCGAGGTGGGCCTCACCCCGGGCATCACCGCCCCCTTCGCATGGTTCGTGAGCTACGCCCCGTCCACCAACCCGCAGTACGTGGTGTGCGTGATGCTGGAGCAGGGCGGGTTCGGGGCGCAGACCGCCGCCCCGATCGCACGGCACATCCTGGAGGGCCTGAACAACCTGCCGCTGACCGGCATCGGCCAGGGGGCGGGCATCACGGGGTAG
- a CDS encoding alpha-ketoacid dehydrogenase subunit beta, whose product MPVKNLINTIHDTMWDLMANDERVVVLGEDVGQRGGVFLATKGFLDKFGEERVIDTPLAECSIVGHGIGMALGGLLPICEIQFADFIHPAFNQIVQEAARLRYRSNGDFGCPIVIRAPYGAGVHGGLYHSQSVEALFAHVPGLKIVLPSTPYDAKGLLRAALYDPDPVLYFEHKKCYRGVTGEVPDEDYEVPIGTAAVKREGDVLTVIAYGLMLHHCMDAADRLAAEESINVEVIDPRSVAPMDWECLLGSVAKTSKAMIVIEDNRTLGVGAEISARIGEELFYDLDAPVVRIGGPDIPATPYCKVLEDFFLPTPGQIYDAMLELARY is encoded by the coding sequence ATGCCGGTCAAGAACCTGATCAACACCATCCACGACACCATGTGGGATCTCATGGCCAACGACGAGCGGGTCGTGGTCCTGGGCGAGGACGTCGGCCAGCGGGGCGGCGTCTTCCTGGCCACCAAGGGATTCCTGGACAAGTTCGGCGAGGAGCGGGTGATCGACACGCCGCTGGCCGAGTGCTCGATTGTCGGCCACGGCATCGGGATGGCCCTGGGCGGGCTGCTGCCGATCTGCGAGATCCAGTTCGCCGACTTCATCCACCCGGCCTTCAACCAGATCGTCCAGGAGGCGGCCCGCCTGCGCTACCGCAGCAACGGCGACTTCGGGTGCCCCATCGTCATCCGGGCGCCGTACGGCGCCGGGGTCCACGGCGGGCTGTACCACTCGCAGTCGGTGGAGGCGCTGTTCGCCCACGTGCCCGGGCTGAAGATCGTCCTGCCCTCCACGCCCTACGACGCCAAGGGCCTGCTGCGGGCCGCGCTCTACGACCCCGACCCGGTCCTCTACTTCGAGCACAAGAAGTGCTACCGGGGCGTGACCGGGGAGGTGCCCGACGAGGACTACGAGGTGCCCATCGGCACGGCGGCGGTCAAGCGGGAGGGCGATGTGCTCACCGTGATCGCCTACGGGCTCATGCTGCACCACTGCATGGACGCCGCCGACCGCCTCGCTGCCGAGGAGAGCATCAACGTCGAGGTCATCGACCCCCGCAGCGTGGCGCCCATGGACTGGGAGTGCCTCCTGGGCTCGGTCGCCAAGACCTCCAAGGCGATGATCGTCATCGAGGACAACCGTACGCTTGGCGTGGGGGCCGAGATCAGCGCCCGCATCGGCGAGGAGCTGTTCTACGACCTCGACGCCCCGGTGGTGCGCATCGGTGGGCCGGACATCCCGGCGACGCCGTACTGCAAGGTGCTGGAGGACTTCTTTCTCCCGACCCCCGGGCAGATCTACGACGCCATGCTGGAGTTGGCCCGCTATTGA
- the lipB gene encoding lipoyl(octanoyl) transferase LipB — protein MRVQPRPDTSRTLRVVEPGLVPYAAALEWQGELHRRRVAGEIDDVVLLLEHPHVYTLGRRFAPEHLLADPTALAARGIELYEADRGGSITYHGPGQLVGYPILALEPPADAIAYLRSLEEVLIRVCADFSVAAGRREGMTGVWVEEQKLASIGVNVTRGVTKHGFALNVAPDLAFFGGMVPCGLPVEVTSLERLLGTAPEPGRVVASVVRHLGGVLRKRPERVADAGLLGVTMRPEAAVLPFPRPGGPLPDREGYSSNG, from the coding sequence GTGCGCGTCCAGCCCCGCCCGGACACCTCCCGCACGCTTCGGGTGGTGGAGCCGGGCCTCGTGCCCTACGCCGCCGCACTCGAGTGGCAGGGCGAGCTGCACCGGCGGCGGGTGGCGGGGGAGATCGACGACGTCGTCCTCCTGCTGGAGCATCCCCACGTCTACACCCTCGGGCGCCGGTTCGCCCCGGAGCACCTGCTGGCCGACCCGACCGCACTCGCCGCCCGGGGCATCGAGCTCTACGAGGCCGACCGGGGCGGGAGCATCACCTACCACGGCCCGGGTCAGCTGGTCGGGTACCCGATCCTCGCCCTCGAGCCGCCTGCCGACGCCATCGCCTACCTGCGCAGCCTGGAGGAGGTGCTGATCCGGGTGTGCGCCGACTTCTCGGTGGCTGCCGGGCGGCGGGAGGGGATGACCGGCGTCTGGGTGGAGGAGCAGAAACTGGCCTCCATCGGGGTCAATGTCACCCGGGGGGTCACCAAGCACGGCTTCGCCCTGAATGTCGCCCCCGACCTGGCCTTTTTCGGCGGGATGGTGCCGTGCGGGTTGCCGGTCGAGGTGACGTCGCTGGAACGGCTGCTGGGCACGGCGCCGGAACCCGGGCGGGTGGTGGCGTCGGTGGTCCGGCACCTCGGCGGGGTACTGCGCAAGCGCCCCGAGCGGGTGGCGGACGCTGGTTTACTTGGGGTTACAATGCGCCCCGAGGCCGCCGTCCTGCCGTTCCCCCGGCCCGGCGGGCCGCTGCCCGATCGGGAGGGATACTCGTCTAATGGTTGA
- a CDS encoding DinB family protein produces MGTGADLAADLVRTSGAFAEYAAALTPAQWRTVAVNSPDIVRGEDENRPVGVLVHHVADWLPRCLDMVEVRVRTDDAPRTDFDAINAEHAAAHPDPDQAETLALLAQRTQEVAAAIAALTDEELARGKATGFDAETVIRRVMIGHFGWHLGSMKATFAATG; encoded by the coding sequence ATGGGAACGGGAGCGGATCTCGCCGCCGACCTGGTCCGCACTTCGGGCGCCTTCGCCGAGTACGCGGCCGCACTGACCCCCGCCCAGTGGCGCACGGTGGCCGTCAACAGCCCGGACATCGTCCGGGGTGAGGACGAGAACCGCCCGGTCGGGGTGCTCGTCCACCACGTCGCCGACTGGCTTCCCCGCTGCCTGGACATGGTCGAGGTCCGGGTGCGCACCGACGACGCCCCCCGCACCGACTTCGACGCGATCAACGCCGAACACGCCGCTGCCCATCCCGACCCGGACCAGGCCGAGACCCTGGCCCTCCTCGCCCAGCGGACGCAGGAGGTGGCAGCGGCCATCGCCGCGCTGACCGACGAGGAGCTGGCCCGGGGCAAGGCGACCGGCTTTGACGCCGAGACGGTCATCCGCCGCGTGATGATCGGCCACTTCGGGTGGCACCTGGGGAGCATGAAGGCCACCTTCGCGGCCACCGGGTAA
- the lipA gene encoding lipoyl synthase, translating into MSSTIFLGASIPTRAALGDDVPRRPPRPPWVRNRLRTGPNYTELKGLVRGLELHTVCEEASCPNVYECWEAKEATFLILGKTCTRRCGFCDIATGKPGPLDPEEPVRVASAVAAMGLRFAVVTGVERDDHPPMAQAQLWAATIRAIRAAVPGCRVEVLTGDLKGDPGAIGEVLAAGPDVFAHNLETTRRLHRSVRPGFRYDRSLAVLRMAKEVAPRTPTKSNLIVGMGETSEEVVATLGDLREAGVDIMTIGQYLAPSVDHHLPVHRWVHPDEFAEYRRIGEELGFAWVEAGPLVRSSYHAGKQYRAAAARLAAAL; encoded by the coding sequence TTGAGCTCCACCATCTTTCTGGGGGCGTCGATCCCCACCCGGGCCGCCCTGGGTGACGACGTCCCCCGGCGCCCTCCCCGCCCCCCATGGGTGCGCAACCGGCTGCGGACCGGACCGAACTACACCGAGCTGAAGGGCCTGGTGCGGGGCCTCGAGCTGCACACGGTGTGCGAGGAGGCGTCGTGCCCCAACGTCTACGAGTGCTGGGAGGCCAAGGAGGCGACGTTCCTCATCCTGGGCAAGACCTGCACCCGGCGGTGCGGCTTCTGCGACATCGCCACCGGGAAGCCCGGCCCCCTGGACCCCGAGGAGCCCGTCCGGGTGGCCTCGGCGGTCGCCGCCATGGGGCTGCGGTTCGCCGTCGTGACCGGGGTCGAGCGGGACGACCACCCGCCCATGGCGCAGGCGCAGTTGTGGGCGGCCACGATCCGGGCGATCCGGGCTGCGGTCCCGGGGTGCAGGGTGGAGGTGCTGACCGGCGACCTGAAGGGCGATCCGGGGGCGATCGGCGAGGTGCTGGCGGCCGGGCCCGACGTATTCGCCCACAACCTGGAGACCACCCGGCGCCTGCACCGCAGCGTGCGGCCCGGGTTCCGCTACGACCGGTCGCTGGCCGTCCTGCGGATGGCCAAGGAGGTGGCGCCCCGGACCCCGACCAAGTCCAACCTCATCGTGGGGATGGGGGAGACCTCCGAGGAGGTCGTGGCCACGCTGGGGGACCTGCGCGAGGCCGGGGTGGACATCATGACGATCGGGCAGTACCTCGCCCCGTCGGTGGACCACCACCTGCCGGTGCACCGCTGGGTCCACCCCGACGAGTTCGCCGAGTACCGCCGCATCGGCGAGGAGCTGGGCTTCGCCTGGGTGGAGGCCGGGCCGCTGGTGCGCTCCTCGTACCACGCCGGCAAGCAGTACCGGGCGGCGGCGGCCCGGCTGGCGGCGGCCCTGTAG
- a CDS encoding metallopeptidase family protein produces the protein MTLMAREAFEALVEQAFDELPPELAARVSNVDVVVQDLPGPESAGASVGAGALLLGLYQGIPLTQRGDWYSAVLPDRITIYQANIERVAGSPEAIPAIVRRTVIHEFAHHFGIDDARLAELGW, from the coding sequence GTGACGCTCATGGCCCGGGAAGCCTTCGAGGCGCTCGTGGAGCAGGCCTTCGACGAGTTGCCCCCGGAGCTGGCCGCCCGGGTCTCCAACGTGGACGTGGTGGTCCAGGACCTGCCCGGGCCGGAATCGGCCGGCGCCTCGGTGGGGGCCGGCGCCCTCCTGCTCGGCCTGTACCAGGGCATCCCCCTCACCCAGCGGGGGGACTGGTACTCGGCGGTGCTGCCCGACCGGATCACGATCTACCAGGCCAACATCGAGCGGGTCGCCGGCTCGCCCGAGGCGATCCCCGCCATCGTCCGCCGTACCGTGATCCACGAGTTCGCCCACCACTTCGGCATCGACGACGCCCGCCTGGCTGAACTCGGCTGGTAG
- a CDS encoding helix-turn-helix domain-containing protein — MSVQSNDLHTRAKAEDYPLVMDVPLVAEMLLTDANQVRKWANAGLIPCHRVPGTRKYRFLRDEILVWLKGLPSASNEEELEEEEVGQPS, encoded by the coding sequence ATGTCTGTGCAGTCTAATGATCTCCACACTCGGGCGAAGGCCGAGGACTATCCCTTGGTCATGGATGTCCCGCTGGTGGCTGAGATGCTCCTGACCGACGCAAACCAGGTCCGAAAGTGGGCCAACGCTGGCCTGATCCCCTGCCACCGGGTTCCCGGGACCCGCAAGTACCGCTTCCTGCGGGACGAGATCCTCGTGTGGCTGAAGGGCCTGCCCAGCGCCTCCAACGAGGAGGAACTCGAGGAAGAAGAGGTCGGCCAGCCCTCATAG